The Parashewanella spongiae genome has a window encoding:
- a CDS encoding paraquat-inducible protein A yields the protein MSRHQNPELNAIILCHSCDLVVAKRALPSNVRALCPRCHTVLFDAPFCTINGLLALCLTALIFFIPAVTMSVLELHFLGSVRTATVFDGAYIVFEQGYWIVGLAVFIVAIVAPGLLISSIFLQAIIVKSSPITPFWLKTYKALLKSQNLLKQFSMPEIYIISLLVTTFNLADFADMHFSMGTFCYSMLFITMIFLQREYNLEYMWAQVND from the coding sequence GTGAGTCGACACCAAAACCCAGAGCTTAACGCTATAATTCTTTGCCATTCGTGTGATCTAGTTGTAGCCAAGCGAGCCTTACCATCAAATGTTAGAGCATTATGCCCTCGATGCCATACGGTTCTTTTTGATGCGCCTTTTTGCACCATTAACGGATTATTAGCGCTTTGCTTAACAGCACTAATATTTTTTATTCCAGCTGTAACTATGTCAGTGCTCGAATTACATTTTTTAGGGAGTGTACGAACCGCAACAGTTTTTGATGGAGCTTATATTGTATTTGAACAAGGTTATTGGATTGTTGGATTAGCTGTCTTTATCGTTGCGATAGTCGCGCCCGGTTTGCTTATCAGTTCAATTTTTTTACAAGCCATCATCGTTAAATCATCGCCTATCACTCCGTTTTGGCTAAAAACATACAAGGCACTTTTAAAAAGTCAAAACTTACTAAAACAATTTTCAATGCCTGAAATTTATATCATCAGTTTGCTTGTTACGACATTCAATTTAGCCGACTTTGCGGATATGCATTTTAGTATGGGAACATTTTGCTATTCGATGCTTTTTATTACGATGATTTTCTTACAACGTGAATACAACTTAGAATATATGTGGGCACAAGTTAATGATTGA
- a CDS encoding paraquat-inducible protein A, with the protein MSQTSSTQGNQVGLYTCQNCKKVNLSKATKCCRCDTALAERDFLSIQKAWALLITAAILLVPANVYPISLITKQGKVTEDTIFSGILHTIHLGMIPIAIILFIASILVPWLKIIGLATYLTAITFKIPMSKRTLMRGYHIIEWIGRWSMLDLCVISLTVALVNMGQLLDAKPGPAATAFALVILFTQLAAKVLDTRLLWDRMDSKHDSN; encoded by the coding sequence ATGTCACAGACTAGTAGCACTCAGGGCAATCAAGTTGGCTTATATACTTGCCAAAACTGTAAAAAAGTCAACTTAAGCAAAGCTACAAAATGCTGTCGTTGCGATACAGCACTCGCTGAACGTGATTTTTTAAGCATTCAAAAAGCTTGGGCTTTATTAATCACTGCAGCCATCTTGTTAGTTCCTGCAAATGTTTACCCCATCAGCTTGATAACCAAACAAGGAAAAGTAACTGAAGACACTATTTTTTCAGGTATTTTACATACAATACACTTAGGCATGATCCCTATCGCCATTATTCTTTTTATTGCTAGTATTCTAGTTCCTTGGTTAAAAATCATTGGCCTTGCTACTTATTTAACTGCAATAACTTTCAAAATTCCCATGTCTAAAAGAACATTAATGCGTGGTTACCACATCATAGAATGGATTGGTCGATGGTCAATGCTTGACCTATGCGTCATATCATTAACTGTTGCTCTCGTTAATATGGGCCAGCTATTAGACGCTAAACCAGGCCCTGCTGCTACAGCATTTGCACTCGTTATTTTATTTACTCAACTTGCCGCTAAAGTACTCGATACCCGACTACTTTGGGATCGAATGGACAGTAAACATGATTCAAACTGA
- a CDS encoding PqiB family protein: protein MIQTETPKIVKKKLFSPVWLLPVVAIILGIWLIIRGIHDAGIEIEIHFPNATGIEIGKTLVKYQGVTVGKVTDIAIEPDLRGVEVTVNMNYRGISFLNENTQFWLVSPKASITKIEGLDTLFSGNYIAIKPGDGNMALRFEASLEAPAQMPASEGMLVTLFADKLSSLDIGSHVFYRQIPVGNVVSYRLNQDDKVAISVFIQKQYANLIKKGTHFWNSSGVQIDASLSGISVKSESLASLIAGGISFNSPKDSESAKSGDIYKLYDSEENALGGKEFTITTSNAESVNKGTPIKYRGVNIGEIVSKRLINLGRVELSARIYQHYAHLLTGSAKFWVEGADISLSGIKNPERLISGSVISFLPGQGAAKSEYPILSETPDAAKQKNVKINITSDQNYGLSIGAEIKYKDITIGKISALALNGSFTQVDFTAEIRPEFKPLLTNNSYFVPKSAFALEASLDKVSVKTTGISSAITGAIVLMKHHGKTTNSTAQFALYESLDNAMSIFEQSNTTLIGLSNKNAADLQKGSLVYYKKMQIGKIQSVNWQAQTDSFDIKVGIQKEFTSLLSNKTVFWRNSAAKINASLSGIEVDVAPLQGALKGSISLGLIETSQYNKPNTQLYDSKNLALNQAQPITIVFPASVKLKAKAEIRYQGFQVGKVQAVSLNKDLKSVTVIAYLYGEYARYFNKTDSQFVIIDADISLAGITAPETIITGPYINAIPSLGSGTKINTTTPTSNFVGKLANETYANLPKGAVKILLIKPELGSINMGTRIFFRGIAIGQVDGYKLSANGNDVMVLAHITKKYAPLVNSTSKFWKRSGIKVDAGLFSGVQVDTGSLENILVGGIAVATEHSTDSTNALTDSSSFMLHDEAKQDWIKWKFK, encoded by the coding sequence ATGATTCAAACTGAAACGCCCAAAATTGTCAAAAAGAAACTTTTTTCGCCAGTATGGCTTCTTCCAGTAGTTGCCATAATACTTGGTATCTGGCTCATCATTCGAGGTATACATGACGCAGGTATTGAGATTGAAATCCATTTTCCTAATGCCACTGGCATTGAAATCGGAAAAACTTTAGTAAAGTACCAAGGCGTAACTGTTGGTAAGGTGACAGATATTGCCATTGAGCCAGATTTGCGAGGCGTAGAAGTCACAGTAAATATGAACTACCGTGGTATTTCATTTTTAAATGAAAATACCCAATTTTGGTTAGTCAGCCCTAAGGCGAGCATTACCAAAATTGAAGGATTAGATACACTATTTTCAGGTAACTATATCGCCATTAAACCCGGTGATGGAAACATGGCTCTTCGCTTTGAAGCCAGTCTCGAAGCTCCAGCACAAATGCCAGCCAGTGAAGGAATGCTTGTCACTCTATTTGCCGACAAGCTCAGTTCACTTGATATTGGTTCTCACGTTTTTTATCGACAAATTCCTGTTGGTAACGTAGTAAGTTACCGTTTAAACCAAGACGACAAAGTAGCTATTAGCGTTTTCATCCAAAAGCAGTACGCAAATCTTATAAAAAAAGGCACTCATTTTTGGAATTCCTCAGGTGTTCAAATTGATGCTTCGTTATCCGGTATTTCAGTGAAAAGTGAAAGCCTTGCTTCGCTTATCGCTGGCGGTATTAGCTTTAACTCTCCCAAAGACAGTGAGTCAGCAAAAAGTGGTGATATTTATAAACTGTATGATTCAGAAGAGAATGCCTTAGGTGGTAAAGAATTTACAATCACCACTTCTAATGCAGAAAGTGTTAATAAAGGAACTCCAATCAAATATAGAGGCGTAAACATTGGTGAGATAGTATCTAAAAGGCTGATCAATTTAGGTCGTGTAGAATTGTCAGCCCGCATTTATCAACATTATGCTCATTTACTCACGGGTAGTGCAAAATTTTGGGTAGAAGGCGCTGATATTTCATTATCAGGCATTAAGAACCCTGAAAGATTGATATCTGGCTCAGTGATCAGCTTTTTACCCGGTCAAGGCGCCGCAAAGAGTGAATATCCTATTTTAAGCGAAACACCTGATGCAGCAAAACAGAAGAACGTTAAAATAAATATTACCAGTGATCAGAACTATGGTTTATCTATTGGTGCCGAAATAAAATACAAAGACATCACTATAGGTAAAATTAGTGCCTTAGCGTTGAATGGTAGTTTTACTCAAGTGGATTTCACCGCAGAAATTCGACCTGAATTTAAGCCACTGCTAACGAATAACAGTTACTTTGTGCCTAAATCAGCATTCGCTTTAGAAGCTTCCCTTGATAAAGTCTCTGTTAAAACAACGGGTATTTCATCGGCCATTACGGGTGCAATTGTTTTAATGAAACATCATGGCAAAACTACCAACTCAACCGCGCAATTCGCATTGTATGAATCCCTCGATAATGCAATGAGTATTTTTGAACAATCCAATACTACACTCATCGGCTTGTCCAATAAAAATGCGGCTGATTTACAAAAAGGTTCACTGGTTTATTATAAAAAAATGCAAATCGGTAAAATACAGTCTGTAAATTGGCAAGCCCAAACTGACTCATTTGACATTAAAGTGGGTATACAAAAAGAATTCACATCTTTGCTTTCAAATAAAACCGTTTTTTGGCGTAACAGTGCAGCAAAAATAAATGCTAGTTTGAGTGGAATTGAAGTCGATGTAGCGCCATTACAAGGTGCATTAAAAGGCAGTATCAGCCTAGGCTTGATAGAAACGTCTCAATACAACAAGCCTAATACGCAACTTTACGACTCTAAAAACCTTGCGCTTAATCAAGCGCAACCAATTACGATTGTTTTCCCAGCAAGTGTTAAATTAAAAGCCAAGGCTGAAATTCGCTATCAAGGTTTCCAAGTCGGCAAAGTTCAGGCCGTCTCGCTGAATAAAGATTTAAAATCAGTAACTGTTATAGCCTACTTATACGGCGAATACGCGCGCTACTTTAACAAAACTGACAGTCAGTTTGTTATTATTGATGCTGATATCTCGTTAGCTGGTATTACTGCACCTGAAACAATTATCACAGGGCCCTATATTAATGCCATTCCTTCATTAGGGAGTGGTACAAAGATTAATACCACTACTCCAACATCAAACTTTGTCGGAAAGCTTGCGAATGAAACTTATGCAAACTTACCAAAAGGTGCGGTAAAAATATTACTTATAAAGCCAGAACTTGGATCAATTAATATGGGCACTCGAATATTCTTTCGCGGCATCGCTATTGGGCAAGTAGACGGTTATAAACTGAGCGCTAATGGTAACGATGTAATGGTTTTAGCGCATATTACTAAGAAATATGCTCCATTAGTGAATAGCACAAGTAAGTTTTGGAAGCGTTCGGGCATTAAAGTTGATGCAGGACTTTTCTCAGGCGTTCAAGTTGATACAGGCTCTCTTGAAAATATTCTCGTTGGCGGTATCGCAGTTGCAACAGAGCATTCAACTGATTCAACCAATGCTTTAACTGATTCCTCTAGTTTTATGCTTCACGATGAAGCCAAGCAGGATTGGATAAAATGGAAATTTAAATAA